A region from the Etheostoma spectabile isolate EspeVRDwgs_2016 chromosome 9, UIUC_Espe_1.0, whole genome shotgun sequence genome encodes:
- the lmo4b gene encoding LIM domain transcription factor LMO4b, which produces MVNPGGSSQPPPVGTGSLSWKRCAGCGGKIADRFLLYTMDSYWHSRCLKCSCCQAQLGEIGTSCYTKSGMILCRNDYIRLFGNSGACSACGQSIPASELVMRAQGNVYHLKCFTCSTCRNRLVPGDRFHYINGSLFCEHDRPTALINGHLSSLQTNPLLPDQKVC; this is translated from the exons ATGGTGAATCCCGGAGGCAGCAGCCAGCCACCACCCGTGGGCACAGGTTCTCTGTCCTGGAAGCGGTGCGCAGGGTGCGGAGGCAAAATCGCAGACCGTTTCCTCCTTTACACCATGGACAGCTACTGGCACAGCCGATGCCTCAAGTGCTCCTGCTGCCAGGCCCAGCTGGGCGAAATCGGCACGTCGTGCTACACAAAAAGCGGCATGATCCTCTGTAGAAACGACTATATCAG ATTATTTGGGAACAGTGGAGCTTGCAGCGCTTGTGGTCAGTCCATTCCAGCCAGTGAACTTGTGATGAGGGCACAGGGCAATGTGTACCACCTCAAG tgTTTCACTTGTTCCACCTGCCGGAACCGGCTCGTCCCCGGGGATCGGTTCCACTACATCAATGGCAGCCTGTTCTGCGAACACGACAGACCCACAGCACTCATCAACGGCCATTTGAGTTCACTGCAGACGAACCCACTACTGCCCGACCAGAAG GTGTGTTAG